A region of the Littorina saxatilis isolate snail1 linkage group LG12, US_GU_Lsax_2.0, whole genome shotgun sequence genome:
gttctcaatcggtgagtgtttaaatgaaagggtgtttgtactgtgtgtaaaagcctgaccgtatctgtgatggtttacgggaggcttactgtgcctttaacgtttATTTCATGcgtagtgttcttcttcttctcagtcAGCGTTCCAGCGTAGTGTTAAAATTgcgccttgccaagactgacacaaaatatagttcttCAACATctccttactttggtcatgccatatacgTTACAACTCCGAATATATATATAGCTCCGAatcatccatggtatcgcgttgtattttgtctcgacggggtgaatgAATATAATGAAGTCACTGACGTCATTATAattattcattgacccagtctcgacaaaataccacgcgatatcatggatggacggagctgtaacttacaTATACGCACTCTCACTCACCACACGTCACAAGCTAAGAGATTACGTTGTCATGGCAAAAAGTGAGTACGAAAAGGTCTCTTCGGCGACCGGAATGtattaataataaaataaaataaaatagaaaaaCCACCTGCGCAAAATGCACGTTTTACATCTCTTCTCGGATTACATCCGCTGTCTGTTTGACATTCAGTTATACATTTTTGTAGATGTCTTTTTTCTCTGGGAAAGACAACTAGGGAAAGTGTTATTCTTCATGCTCGTTCACGAGTCTGTCTttatattatcattattattattataataagGTGACATTTCAGTCGTGGGACTAACACTTCTGTATACAAACacttatacaaacagattaatACAGATACCTAAAGGTATTGTGTTCGAGATCTACATCTTATTCGCTGGTCAAAAAAAAAGCAGGGGTATAGGTTTTGTATGCCAGCTGATTGACAAGTCATATGATTTCTTTTACATTTCAGACATGTGACGAATGGTTCTTTATACTGATAGTTCCATCATCGAGTCAACACGCAGGGAATGTTTTCAGATTCTTCCCGATTTAGTTTTGGGACTACAATGCGTGCATTATCTCTGTCATGCTGATAACCGCtccacccaacaacaacaatggaAAATGGTtgcgcataactctcactttctCCATttcacatgtcgtatgcattaattATAACGCTTACTTCCCTCTGTTTATCGTAAGGGGCAGACTATACCTGCGccgagtcagcggcacagacgacgcactgcagattatcccagcccgctacacgttgcgtgaaaagaaaacaggccaagtactcgtcataatccctatcgcagcatcaataatatgcagtgcgccGTGTGttgctgactctgcgcaggaaAATTCTGCCCATAACTGATATATAACCTGTCTGCCACTCAAAAGCTTCATGTCCTGTGTCTTTGTACAGGTATCGACTCATCGTACACCCGTTCAAGTCGCGCCTGCCAGCCGGGCTGTGCGTGATCGCGGTATGGGTGGCGGCGGTGTGTACGGTGCTGCCCTACGCTATCTACATCAAGTACATCGACCTGGGCGCCACGCTGGGCTACGATttcgagggcgtgggcatctgCTACGTGGCCATGGAGGTGCGCATCGAGGAGTACATCCGGGCTCTTTTCGTCACGCTCTACGTCATGCCGCTGGCCGTCATCGCCTTTCTCTACGTCAGGATATCGGCGGAGCTGAAGTCTCGCGAGGCCACCACCATCTCGATCCACTTCGCGGCGCCCAACTCGCACCGCTCGGGCAGCACGGCAGCCACGGCCGCGGCTAGAGAGCTGATCGACCACGCCTACAAGGCCAGCAGCGCCTGGCCCCCCGCCGCCGCCGCCGCCACCTCCCCCCGCCTGGAGGTCACTGCCAGCTCTGCCGCCGGGCTGGGCGAGGAACTCCATCAGATCTCCGCGCTGCAGACCCACGGCAGCGGCCACCACCACTCCCACCACCACTCTCACCACCACCACGGCCACTACCACCATCCCCACTCCCACTCCCACAGCGACGGCTGCAGCAGGGGCAGCCGGGGTAGCacgggaggagggggaggggaaggagcagggggaggagggggagaaagGTCATCAGGAGGCATCTTGCGAAACGGCAAcagcggaggaggaggaggtggaggatcaggaggaggagagagagggagcggaGCGGGGTTGGAGGGGTCCCCGGGCGGGGCCAGCCGGGACTCGGCAGTACGCATCCGCTCGTACGCCGCCACGGAGCGCTCCACGCAGGACTCGGACGACGACCTGGACCTGGCCAAGGAGAAGCGCACGCAGAACTACCTCATCACCATGACGACCGTCTTCGCCATGTGCTGGTGCCCCATCAACATCCTCATTCTCGTGGCCTACTTCGTGCACGAGAACGACACCAACGAGGAGTCGTACGACATCACCTACATCACCTTCTGCTGGTTCGCATACCTGTCCACCTGCACCACCCCCGTGCTCTTCGCCTCCTGGAGGATGTCCAACGCCGCCAAGGACAGGCTGCGCGGCTACTTCAGGTTCAGCAACAGGAGGCACAACCACAACGGCGGACAGGTAAGGGAGGACCAAGTATGCGTATCGTTTCTTTCCtctgtgtttgtggtgtgtgtgtatgtgtgtggggttgGTGGTAGGGGttcgggtgggggggggggcgtgtgcgtgtgtgtggggggagttgtgtgcgtgttgtgtgtgtgtgtgtgtgtgtgtgtgtgtgtgtgtgtgtgtgtggtgtatgtaaaTTTGTTAAGtaggtgagagagagtgagagagaaagagagagagagagagagagagagaggtagaggtagagagagagagagaggtagagagagagagagagagagagagagagagagagagagagagagagagagagagagagagagagagagagagagacctcgTAGCCCTGTACAAACAGTTCAATCTCGGCAAGCATCAAACTGTgtttcgagacgagggtcgtggtgtatgtgcgtgtgtgtgtgcgtgtgtgtgtgtgtgtctgtgtgtgtgtgtagagcgattcagactaaactactggaccgatctttatgaaatttgacatgagagttcctgggtatgaaatccccatacttttttttcatttttttgataaatgtctttgatgacgtcatatccggcttttcgtgaaagttgaggcggcactgtcacgccctcatttttcaaccaaattagttgaaattttggtcaagtaatcttcgacaaagcccggacttcggtattgcatttcagcgtggtggctgaaaaattaattactgactttggtcattaaaaatctgaaaattgtaaaaaaaaataaaaatttataaaacgatccaaatttacgtttatcttattctccatcatttgctgattccaaaaacatataaatatgttatattcggattaaaaacaagctctgaaaattaaatatataaaaattattatcaaaattaaattgtcgaaatcaatttaaaaacactttcatcttattccttgtcggttcctgattccaaaaacatatagatatgatatgtttggattaaaaacacgctcagaaagttaaaacaaagagaggtacagaaaagcgtgctatccttcttagcgcaactactaccccgctcttcttgtcaatttcactgcctttgccatgagcggtggactgacgatgctacgagtatacggtcttgctgaaaaatggcattgcgttcagtttcattctgtgagttcgacagctacttgactaaatattgtattttcgccttacgcgactttttttttatttttttggcagGATCGGTTGTCATAGTCCATTACGTATTAGGGCTACTGGCGTACACACACTCTCGTCGTTCCGTTATCATTGTTGCTCGCAATAATCTCAACTAATTTAATTCCGAACTGACGTCAGGGAACGGACGATCAACAAAATAACACGGCGTTAAAAATCCATTCTATAAAACGTTCGCTATTAAATGCCAGTAATATTCATGACCTAAACGGAGTTGACGTCATTTTAGAAAAGAATGTTAATCTACGAAGACATGTGATGTTATCATGCGCATGCATGATTAAACGTGACAttcttttttatgcaattttgtATTGGCAAGCGAAATAGTCCAGTCCACTCTTCctttaattttctttttttttcctctaaAAGGAAgcatttatacacacacaaaaatgaatcTTTGACATTTAAGTTGTGCTGTCTTTGTCTTGGTGAGTAAATATCTCTTTTGTGTTTTAAacattgtatgtgtttgttttacaGAGGCGACATTTTCACCAAAAGCACTACATGAACCGTAGTAGCTGCTGCAACATCTTCGAGGAACAGATGATCATGGACAGGCGCAGTATCAGCCACGAAGGCGATAACGTTTGACGTGGTGTAAAAAATTACGTCACTACTCTTGTTTGAACACGAACTGTAGAAGTATAACACTGAACGAGGTCTGTAACTGCTCACCGTGAGTGTTTCAGCGGAATGACAAAGATTAGTACCGAGTGTTTCTTAAGAAACTTTAGACTAAGTCTTTGACCTTGCATCAGGTGACGTCAAATATTACGTCactatttttgtttaaatgtgatctgtacgtgtgtgtttcaGCGGAATGACAAAAGAGTAATAATATCTAAAAAGTTTCTCATCAGATTTTAGTTTTACCTCGTCAGAAATAACGtctttgcttgtgtgtgtgtaatttcaATTTGTGAACTTTGCATCCATGACTGTTTCCGTTGATATTGCTTATAGAGTGTAAGACGCGTCAGTAAAGTTGCTTGCCCAATCATTATGATGTCAAAGTAAAGTGACGCGATCATTTTCAGTTTAATCATTACTCCGAGACGTAATTAGTGTTGAGGgtcccaaagggggggtatcatcacgatcacgggaagggaaattttagctttcacgatcacagttaccttgatttttgttttcacgatcacaaacaccttgacgaatagaggatcataaagtgatacagctgtgaaaaatgtacgttgaaaataaaatgctttgcaataatgcccatcacgatcacgaaaacaaatgacgatcacgatcacgagacttgatttttttgtcatcacggatcacgggcaaagtcccatcacgatcacagaaatggaaatttcggcaatcacggtcacagaaaggtcaaaaaacgccaatcacgatcacgattttaaaccctttggggccctcagtgTTGGTATGCAGGGTTGGCTTCTTATATATGACAAACAAACCTGCATTAAAAGATTTATTTTATGTTGCTCGAAGTTTTACGAGCCAAAACCAAAGATATTGAATTGACGATGGCATTTTGAATCAcatctttttttccttttttggcaCATTTGTAAATTTCCATAAATCTCCACATCTTTTTATCACTCTAAAAGAAGGGAAGAAGGCCAAGAATAATATGTAATGCCTGTCTCTGTAAGCCAAGCGAGCAATGTGGCGGGCGTCAAGTACAATATGTTCATGATAAAATGAACTCGTTTTTCAACATATTTTGTATATATACGGATCTACTTTGTTAATCCACCGATGTTTCTGTGCAAATACCAAGCCAGTACATTCTAAGGACATATATTTTGCTTGGTAAGTTGGGTAGAAGAAGGCGTGTGCTTCGTCGTCATCCGGACTAAACGTTTATTAGAAATCAGAAAAGACGGAATAATATTTGGTAGCATCGACCAAATGATTTTGGTGCTGAAATGCTCATGCTCCCAATATAGTCATATTTTCGTGCACAAATGTCAATGAAAATCTAGATTGTGTATATTTTGGTGTTTACTGTAATGCACGTGATGAATGCCCCTTTCTGCTACATTATTCCCCTTCCTTAAAACCTGCACGCTGAATATCCATGCATAAAACTTGCCAGAGAGCCACGACAGCATCTTTTTTCATACATGATATCTAAGGTGTACAGGACTGCGCAACTGTTTGAATGCTTATACTGCTGTCCATCGTGAAAATGTCCGAAGTAGAATATACTTACAACGACCA
Encoded here:
- the LOC138982354 gene encoding prolactin-releasing peptide receptor-like; translated protein: MTSDESEQNYLHHVLSWLETANKSGRLSFTEPFVRPSLNYVYPLFVLLFATVGVIGVAGNAAMVFVITRRRLFHDQTFFLMGNLALSNIIKCIFAMPITVANLLIQNWLFGSFICFFLPMLQTFPVYASFLTFLVIAIDRYRLIVHPFKSRLPAGLCVIAVWVAAVCTVLPYAIYIKYIDLGATLGYDFEGVGICYVAMEVRIEEYIRALFVTLYVMPLAVIAFLYVRISAELKSREATTISIHFAAPNSHRSGSTAATAAARELIDHAYKASSAWPPAAAAATSPRLEGSPGGASRDSAVRIRSYAATERSTQDSDDDLDLAKEKRTQNYLITMTTVFAMCWCPINILILVAYFVHENDTNEESYDITYITFCWFAYLSTCTTPVLFASWRMSNAAKDRLRGYFRFSNRRHNHNGGQRRHFHQKHYMNRSSCCNIFEEQMIMDRRSISHEGDNV